Proteins found in one Salvia splendens isolate huo1 chromosome 10, SspV2, whole genome shotgun sequence genomic segment:
- the LOC121751536 gene encoding uncharacterized protein LOC121751536 has translation MEDERGAGGHDGGPDPGLSTKLAVENMGSETQAAEVFGDEDGEEIMVEVVGSDVFVDGISGSGEGDVEMGEAGDLEVGVVDKNEEFAKVSIEGDGKKMGKGGVVEEKKETAEGDLGVSKSRDEKCGATEKININLSDFVGVEMKKVSALLGGGVSSVKDEESSRIKKPGGSSLVVSEVPAEVSMEICKEENTKDEMVDKESSEEVRLRSLNRPVEAISDEKSELPTGDDSASQDHVAADSVKSEGQTEETCHGNDGAILGSDGQKDGETHHDDSGVEEKSIGEKDVCAAENRNSVPEMDDIVSEVPDESEKRSDEICGAKVELKDQTDDISHAGPESIHKSTFESRAGETEGKDDLETHKAQNDVSSVTPIELADGGDTTEANKGRCLDVEIKDEAEETVQSKTGAETGDQNVVMSPVKAVDGIGSEGEGKEIDSENLGKSVAGHEDSKIPSKKDVHGDVVDEGMEVGSEILGGSSTGHGGAEIPAEEGANAKVETADVMVTEGLVTEVSNPEAENTIMEQSEVTDVAADSGIAQVSIVPEGTGSAEMLSESNGFHLMEAPEDHMSEAKPMDVDDGREVDAELASEGSLLESDKSKISTEALFNYAGALRMKQFGYLMPPGKDGCFAPSDLVWGKVRSHPWWPGQIFNSADASEKAVKYHKKDSYLVAYFGDQTFAWNDSSALKPFRSYFSQIQKQSNSESFHNAVGCALEEIERRVQLGLSCSCTPKDEHARIETQVVENTGIREESSLRHGVDQSSCASQFEPKELIEFIKGVAPRASSGADGLDLVIARAQLSAFCCFKGYRSPPELFQENHSSPEFPASNELLEIDDLIGDGIAASRKHRTKEGAQSRKERSLNDLMGDGEYWPDAEDDPVAGKKRKALDPLAEGSDKRVAKVPTPTSQAPKPSFKIGDCIRRVASQLTAVDDSPSVYEPSEKQGVVVSVESLSVNELLSRLELVAEDPKRRPGIQTDIRAFFMRFRSSIALSRRGRKKRSEQAVGGSGEEFEFDDVNDSYWTDRIVQNYSAEQLMHERMNGSGNLELVTFGAEKPAKPGRKPYSRKRFSLGNSPTSAPEPDESAKRIKQETSPAELILNFAERNRVPSEINLNKMFRRFGPLMESETEVDHEAGSAKVIFKRGSDAEVARNSAEKFNIFGPVLVNYEIGYSPVISVRISPVTISLPQEEAAIAL, from the exons ATGGAAGATGAGCGAGGTGCAGGGGGTCATGATGGCGGCCCGGACCCGGGTTTGAGTACTAAATTGGCTGTGGAAAACATGGGTAGTGAAACTCAAGCTGCAGAAGTTTTTGGGGACGAAGATGGTGAGGAAATAATGGTGGAGGTTGTGGGTTCGGATGTTTTTGTAGATGGAATTAGTGGCAGCGGAGAGGGTGATGTAGAGATGGGAGAAGCCGGGGACTTGGAGGTTGGCGTGGTTGACAAAAACGAGGAATTTGCGAAGGTTTCAATTGAAGGGGATGGGAAGAAGATGGGGAAAGGTGGTGTGGTGGAGGAAAAGAAAGAAACTGCTGAAGGTGATTTGGGGGTTTCTAAGTCGAGGGATGAAAAATGTGGTGCTACTGAGAAAATAAACATCAATTTGAGTGATTTTGTTGGTGTTGagatgaaaaaagttagtgcatTGCTGGGAGGAGGGGTTAGTAGTGTCAAGGACGAGGAGAGTTCAAGGATTAAAAAACCAGGAGGGTCTTCATTAGTGGTTAGTGAGGTTCCTGCAGAAGTTTCTATGGAGATTTGTAAAGAGGAGAATACAAAGGATGAAATGGTTGATAAGGAGAGTTCTGAGGAAGTGAGGCTTCGATCTTTAAACCGTCCCGTGGAAGCTATTTCTGATGAAAAATCTGAACTTCCCACTGGTGATGATTCTGCTAGTCAAGACCATGTTGCTGCAGATTCAGTGAAGTCTGAAGGGCAAACTGAAGAAACATGTCATGGTAATGATGGGGCAATTTTAGGCTCGGATGGTCAGAAAGATGGGGAAACGCATCATGATGATTCGGGCGTGGAGGAAAAATCTATTGGTGAGAAAGATGTTTGTGCTGCTGAAAACAGGAACTCGGTTCCTGAAATGGATGACATAGTCTCAGAGGTTCCAGATGAGAGTGAAAAGAGATCGGACGAAATTTGTGGTGCTAAGGTTGAGCTGAAAGATCAAACTGATGATATTTCTCATGCTGGTCCAGAATCCATTCATAAGAGTACTTTTGAGAGTCGGGCAGGAGAAACTGAAG GTAAGGATGATTTAGAAACACATAAAGCTCAAAACGATGTTTCCTCTGTCACACCTATTGAACTTGCGGATGGAGGTGATACTACTGAAGCCAACAAAGGGAGATGCCTCGATGTTGAAATTAAAGATGAGGCAGAGGAAACCGTGCAAAGTAAGACGGGGGCAGAAACAGGTGATCAGAATGTTGTGATGTCTCCCGTGAAAGCTGTGGATGGGATTGGATCTGAAGGAGAAGGCAAGGAGATTGATTCAGAAAATTTGGGGAAGTCAGTAGCTGGCCATGAAGATTCTAAAATTCCTTCAAAAAAAGATGTACATGGAGACGTTGTGGACGAGGGCATGGAGGTTGGTTCAGAAATTTTAGGGGGATCCTCAACTGGGCACGGAGGTGCTGAAATTCCTGCCGAAGAAGGTGCAAATGCAAAGGTCGAGACTGCTGATGTGATGGTGACTGAAGGGCTTGTAACAGAAGTATCAAATCCTGAGGCTGAGAATACGATTATGGAGCAAAGTGAAGTGACTGATGTGGCAGCTGATTCTGGTATTGCTCAAGTCTCCATCGTTCCAGAGGGAACTGGGAGTGCAGAAATGCTTAGCGAATCTAATGGATTTCATTTGATGGAGGCCCCTGAGGATCATATGTCCGAGGCAAAACCTATGGATGTTGATGATGGGCGGGAGGTCGATGCAGAATTAGCATCCGAGGGATCCCTTTTGGAGAGTGATAAATCTAAGATATCAACTGAAGCACTGTTCAATTATGCGGGCGCGTTGAGGATGAAGCAATTTGGTTACTTGATGCCCCCAGGAAAAGACGGTTGTTTTGCCCCGTCTGATTTGGTCTGGGGTAAAGTCCGCAGCCATCCGTGGTGGCCAGGACAAATATTCAATTCAGCAGATGCCTCAGAGAAGGCCGTTAAGTATCACAAGAAAGACTCTTACTTGGTAGCGTATTTTGGCGATCAAACGTTTGCTTGGAACGATTCGTCTGCCTTGAAGCCTTTCAGGTCGTATTTTTCCCAGATTCAGAAGCAAAGCAATTCCGAATCATTCCATAATGCAGTCGGCTGCGCCTTGGAAGAGATTGAGAGACGAGTACAACTAGGGTTGTCGTGCTCTTGCACACCGAAGGATGAACATGCTAGGATTGAAACTCAGGTTGTGGAGAACACGGGGATACGTGAAGAATCAAGCCTGAGACATGGCGTGGATCAGTCGAGCTGTGCATCTCAATTTGAACCCAAGGAACTTATTGAGTTTATCAAAGGTGTGGCGCCACGTGCATCTTCTGGAGCTGATGGACTGGACCTTGTGATTGCTCGAGCGCAGCTATCTGCGTTTTGTTGTTTTAAGGGGTATCGTTCACCGCCTGAATTGTTTCAGGAAAACCATTCCTCGCCTGAATTTCCCGCATCCAATGAATTACTCGAGATAGATGACCTAATAGGTGACGGAATAGCTGCTTCCCGCAAACACAGAACAAAGGAAGGTGCTCAGTCGCGGAAAGAGAGAAGCTTGAATGATCTAATGGGCGACGGGGAATACTGGCCAGATGCTGAAGACGATCCAGTCGCTGGAAAGAAACGGAAAGCTCTTGATCCTCTAGCAGAAGGGTCGGACAAAAGGGTAGCAAAAGTGCCCACACCAACAAGTCAAGCTCCGAAGCCTTCCTTTAAAATTGGTGATTGTATACGTAGAGTAGCCAGCCAGCTAACGGCAGTTGATGATTCTCCGAGTGTATATGAGCCTTCGGAAAAGCAAGGTGTTGTGGTTTCAGTGGAATCTTTATCGGTGAACGAGTTGCTATCTCGACTTGAGCTGGTGGCGGAAGATCCTAAGAGAAGGCCTGGCATCCAGACCGATATCCGTGCTTTCTTCATGCGTTTTAGAAGCTCGATTGCTTTAAGCAGaagaggtagaaagaaaagatCCGAGCAAGCAGTCGGAGGATCTGGTGAGgaatttgaatttgatgatGTGAACGACTCTTATTGGACCGACAGAATCGTGCAAAATTACTCAGCTGAGCAACTGATGCACGAACGAATGAACGGATCTGGGAATCTCGAGCTAGTGACGTTTGGCGCGGAGAAACCTGCAAAGCCGGGCCGCAAACCTTACTCCAGAAAGAGATTCTCCCTTGGGAACTCGCCGACTTCAGCCCCCGAACCTGATGAGAGTGCCAAAAGGATTAAGCAAGAGACATCTCCAGCAGAGCTTATATTGAACTTTGCAGAAAGGAACCGTGTCCCTTCGGAAATCAATCTAAACAAAATGTTTAGACGTTTCGGGCCGTTGATGGAGTCAGAGACGGAAGTTGACCATGAAGCCGGCTCTGCCAAAGTGATCTTTAAGCGGGGCTCGGATGCTGAAGTTGCTCGCAACAGTGCTGAAAAGTTCAACATATTCGGACCGGTTCTCGTTAATTACGAGATAGGCTACTCGCCCGTGATCTCAGTACGAATTTCACCAGTTACAATTTCCCTGCCGCAGGAAGAGGCAGCTATCGCTCTATAG
- the LOC121751593 gene encoding uncharacterized protein LOC121751593, which yields MKTNPASIGKSINLESEGKMKKELSIRRASCNKNLSRISNLSMDNKSMKTSLGQGLVIQEKTTNKSSLSSNLQPFTSLLSTKFSPIFSPITATPSTLSRRKSELKKPQNSAPVRKKWNWNNSASTHSSASRQSQALSSPVHKQRRSVDSKDVKEASNMRPSGLRPPSPCHRFFDESTPQQAERSRKLPQRNHRNPSSESAKSGASTIDNLCRSFEGFALNGGSWRTASTKPCRRTPLADRSSKCNFSGAFASPLMEPKKDKLVRRASSVRHV from the exons atgAAAACTAATCCAGCTTCAATTGGAAAAAGCATCAATCTGGAGAGTGAAGGGAAGATGAAAAAAGAG TTATCAATCAGAAGAGCATCATGCAACAAGAATTTGTCAAGAATATCAAACCTCAGCATGGATAATAAATCCATGAAAACCAGTCTAG GGCAAGGTTTGGTGATACAAGAAAAAACTACCAACAAGTCATCATTATCATCAAATCTTCAACCTTTTACCTCTCTCTTATCAACCAAATTCTCTCCTATCTTTTCACCAATAACTGCAACACCTTCTACCCTTTCCAGAAGAAAATCTGAATTAAAAAAACCTCAGAATTCTGCTCCAGTTAGGAAAAAATGGAATTGGAACAATAGTGCTTCAACTCATTCAAGCGCATCCCGACAATCTCAAGCACTCTCATCACCTGTCCATAAGCAGCGAAGATCCGTTGACTCGAAGGATGTGAAAGAAGCATCAAATATGAGGCCTTCTGGACTCCGGCCGCCTTCACCCTGCCACAGATTCTTCGATGAG AGCACTCCACAGCAAGCAGAAAGAAGCAGAAAACTGCCTCAGAGAAATCACAGAAACCCTAGCTCCGAATCGGCCAAAAGTGGTGCTTCCACCATCGATAATCTCTGCAGAAGTTTCGAGGGTTTTGCTCTCAATGGGGGGAGTTGGAGAACGGCGTCGACGAAGCCCTGCCGGAGAACTCCTCTGGCAGACAGATCATCGAAATGCAATTTCAGTGGAGCATTTGCATCGCCGTTGATGGAACCCAAGAAAGACAAGTTGGTGAGGAGGGCTTCATCTGTTAGACATGTCTAG
- the LOC121750211 gene encoding disease resistance protein RPP13-like isoform X2, whose product MVGMEKDVEILLEKAILCEGDDLTIAAITGDGGSGKSSLARIVFNFAAVGEAFERRGWVVVSEEVRVRDMIKELCVQMKRTETMEWELNLMDGLELPELQQRLYQRLEGKRYFIVFDNMRRDEDWAEALGQALPGEGPFLNGRKF is encoded by the exons ATGGTGGGCATGGAAAAGGACGTTGAAATCCTCCTCGAGAAGGCAATCTTGTGTGAGGGAGATGACCTTACCATCGCCGCCATCACAGGCGACGGCGGAAGCGGGAAGTCTTCCCTCGCGAGGATTGTATTCAACTTCGCGGCGGTGGGCGAAGCATTTGAGCGGCGCGGGTGGGTGGTGGTTTCAGAGGAAGTGAGGGTAAGAGACATGATCAAGGAGCTCTGTGTGCAGATGAAGAGAACAGAGACGATGGAGTGGGAATTGAATCTTATGGATGGGTTAGAATTGCCGGAGCTTCAGCAACGGCTTTACCAGCGCCTCGAGGGGAAAAGGTATTTCATAGTTTTCGACAACATGCGCCGCGACGAGGACTGGGCTGAGGCGCTTGGACAGGCTCTCCCCGGTGAAG GTCCATTTCTGAATGGGAGAAAGTTCTAG
- the LOC121750211 gene encoding disease resistance protein RPP13-like isoform X1, with protein sequence MVGMEKDVEILLEKAILCEGDDLTIAAITGDGGSGKSSLARIVFNFAAVGEAFERRGWVVVSEEVRVRDMIKELCVQMKRTETMEWELNLMDGLELPELQQRLYQRLEGKRYFIVFDNMRRDEDWAEALGQALPGEVKGCRFLLTMPNPLSDDEDGYVHTMKCLDSNESWLLFLITVSDGKDLEDLSDIGKQILNKCNGLPLAITLVGGLLLRVKFP encoded by the exons ATGGTGGGCATGGAAAAGGACGTTGAAATCCTCCTCGAGAAGGCAATCTTGTGTGAGGGAGATGACCTTACCATCGCCGCCATCACAGGCGACGGCGGAAGCGGGAAGTCTTCCCTCGCGAGGATTGTATTCAACTTCGCGGCGGTGGGCGAAGCATTTGAGCGGCGCGGGTGGGTGGTGGTTTCAGAGGAAGTGAGGGTAAGAGACATGATCAAGGAGCTCTGTGTGCAGATGAAGAGAACAGAGACGATGGAGTGGGAATTGAATCTTATGGATGGGTTAGAATTGCCGGAGCTTCAGCAACGGCTTTACCAGCGCCTCGAGGGGAAAAGGTATTTCATAGTTTTCGACAACATGCGCCGCGACGAGGACTGGGCTGAGGCGCTTGGACAGGCTCTCCCCGGTGAAG TTAAAGGATGTAGGTTTCTTCTTACAATGCCTAATCCACTTTCCGATGACGAGGATGGATACGTTCATACCATGAAATGTTTGGACTCGAACGAAAGCTGGCTCTTGTTTCTCATCACTGTCTCAGACGGGAAGGATCTGGAAGATTTGTCGGATATAGGCAAACAAATCTTGAACAAATGCAACGGCCTTCCGTTAGCAATCACCTTGGTAGGAGGCCTACTGTTAAGGGTGAAGTTCCCTTAA